The sequence below is a genomic window from Anopheles cruzii chromosome 3, idAnoCruzAS_RS32_06, whole genome shotgun sequence.
GTAATACTCTAGAgtaaaaatgtgtttcttGTTTCCTTCTACCTCTCTCCGTTTCCTCCAGCGTGCCGGAATGTGTGTTCGATTTGCTTTGCGCGCCCCTCTCCATCAGTGCtggtcggccacggccatttCCGTTTTACATGGGgtctgcggctgctgctgctgctctcacGGAATGCCCGTGAAGGGACCGCCGGAGGAGCGCATCGCCTTCATCTGGGCCCACTGGTTCGTGTGCTTCAGGCGCATATGGTTGCGCACCGAGTTCGGGTGCGCGAAGCGCCTTCCGCATTGGATCACCGGACACACGGGACTGTCCCGAGGGTAGTGGCGGTCCAGGTGTTGTCGGAAAACGCGCGGCTCCAGTGGGACCTCGCACAGGGGACAGGGCAGCAGATAGACCTGGCCCGTGGCATTGCCctggccacttccggtgccattaccgccggtgctggtgctagAGCTACTACCTTTGGTACCACCAccggtgttgttgctgctgctactgcccgGCACAGATggcggcgcagcagcagtgccacTACCGCTTCCGCCACCCCCTGCGCTGCTATAAGCGGCGGCAAAaaggcgatcggcggcggcagctgcagcagcaacggccgCCACGGACgattgctgtttgctgttgccgctACCGTTACTGTTGCCCCCCGCGCCCGAGTCGTAGCCGCCACCGGTGGATGCATTagcaccaccgacaccgctAGCGGCCACCGTAGCCGCCGAGGGACGGCAGCCACTGGCCGCCGGCGACTGTGAGCCGCCGCGCTGATCCGAGCCACTCGCCTGCCCGAGATTCAACACGCTGGTGGGCGTCAGGGTGGGCGTCGGCGGGGTGCTGGCCGTCGAGAGCAGAAACCCGGCCAgcttttggtggtggtggtgctggtgctgctgggccTGCCGCTGAAGCAGAGCCTGCAGGCGTACCTTCTCGTTGAGGAAGTGCTGCTTGAAGGCCAGCTCGTGCGTGCCGGCCTTGTGGTGGGCGGCGAAGAAgtcggccgccgcctgctCGCTGCCAGCGTCGCCAAGGGCGGCCGCTCCGTTCATGCTGCTGACGGCGCTggccgcagctgccgccgccaggacaccggccgccgccatccgcTTGTGGTACTCACTGTCCAgcgtggtggcgatggccgaCAGCCGTCCGTCCACCTTCAGATCTACCTCGTTCTCCTCGCTAGCCGCCCCCCCGTCTTCGTactcgtcctcctcgtcgcgCATTGCGCCCATAttgtcatcgtcatcgtcctcctGCTCGCCGGCGTGTGCCGGCACACGCCGTTCCCCTCGACCACGACGtccgtcttcgtcgtccgggtcgtcctcgtcgtaccggtggtgctggtgctggtggtggtggcggttgctTCCCCCAAGCTTGCTACTGTCGCTGAACGTCGGCTTCCGCCGAGCTGGCACTTCGGTGTGGTTTGTaattggccgccgccgcaaggcGAGAGCTTCCCGGGCGTCGTCCAGTGCCGACAACCCGGCGGCACGGCGCTCAGtctcacgatcacgatcatcaCCCGACTCGTCGTGGAATGCCGCCAccggcccaccaccgcccgatCGCTGCTGGGCAGCGGCAGCTTCCGCAGCCGCTGCGTGGTGCGAGTGCTCGAATTGGTGGCGTTTGAACCGCTTCGCCAGACGGCGATGGTGaaggtgttgctgctgctgctgacggccCGATCTACCGTAGTCGAGATCGTTCTGGGCCCGCTCGTGGTCGCGACTGCGCCTGTCGGGAGACGTGCGCGACGGGGACAGGTCGCTTCGCTGCGTCGCGTCGTCGATCTCCTCCTTGATCAACGCGTCGCAATGTTGGCGCGCATCTGCAATCGTTTGTTATTAGCATCGTATGTTGGAGTTTAGTTCGTatgtttgttcggttttttgcATGGCAATGTGCGCTCACAGTGTTACAATGATGATTTCTGatcgcccgtgcccgtgcgcGAGCTCATTCGCTTCGTTCGACCTGATCTTGCACGtgatcgcgcgcgctgctATAGAGCTAGGATTCGCCCACCACTGTCGGTACACTTGTTTGCTAACCAATTTCTTACGCTACATCTGATTTCGGTACATTTTTGAGTCATATCTTTGTGTAATTAGACAGTGTACACAGACAGTTTCGGGGTGTTTTCGCATTGGTATTGCATTAACGTTAGCGATCATGGTCGTACTGTGGTGGGTTTGGGCTTTCGTAGGCTTCTCGTAACGAACATAACTATATATTCGAATCCGATTTACTTTTTTGATGTATACTTTTATCGTATAACTTGCTTCCATGTGCTTGCGATGAacattattaatatttatttttgtttaaacgTTCCTTACTAGCTTACTAAATGATAAGGATGTACTGAGTGGAACATAACGAAATTAAAGAACAGAAAACTATAACAACTGAGCATGAAAccagacacaaacacacacacaaagaggtACACGCATGGTTGAAGGaacagaaacaaacgaaacggggACATTGAAACGAGTAACCGAAATGATCCTTTTCGACATTACAGACTAAACTAAAAGAGATCACCGATCAGGTCAGGAACAAAACGGAGGGTTAACAACTGGTTGGCCGAAGGAACCAGGGTTTatcaaggaaaacaaaaaagaaaaacacacacacacacgcacgcacagacgaacgaatgatgaaatgattTCAATGTTGCCTCTCTGATGATGTATGCGCTTTTGCGTAcatgttttgttgattttgaaTGAGGAAACTATGAAGGTCACACTCTCTCACGTCTGAGGTTCTGATACCGTACACATTTTTGCGGCGAATTTTGATAGTCCAATTAGCGGGTGGCGCCTGTAACCGATTCCGCAGAACACCTGCGGTGATTTACCAGATTTGGTTGAtacagtttttgtttggttttttgattGCCGATAATTGTTCAGTTCAGTGTCGAGCCCTCTATCCTATGTTTTACACGCTGGATGAGCCAATTTTGGTGGTTGAGTTTGATAAGTTAAATGCCAATCGGGATCGGGGCAGGGAGAGTAGTGAGTGTGTTTGGAAGGATCGCTGACGCTGGCAGCCATTCGATCGCTGCGCCATCGAGGGGTAATGCAAAAGACCCACATACACATCCATTGCAACCAGAACTGAAGTTTTGTAAATGAAATtagcaacagaaaaaacaaacgattccAAAAAGTTTGTGACGATGTTGGGGTTGTA
It includes:
- the LOC128274657 gene encoding homeotic protein female sterile-like, which translates into the protein MTTATVAAQQSENLGRYPCSSSSSGGSGNSGYATTTATGTPSTQRFTMNDTQQQQPQPLHTIDNSPQHQQNTNGSSGGLSIAANLALHGGVPSNGSNSNGPGNSNINHGSSKHRSGGSLNEAKMEHHHLREQQHHQSQQQSQQQQHHQQQLQQQQQHALHSRLRGVSPTPSEQQYALKWNDFQSSILSSFRHLRDEEDFVDVTIACESRSFTAHKVVLSACSPYFRKLLKANPCEHPIVILRDVRSEDIENLLRFMYNGEVHIGQDQLSDFLKTAQLLQVRGLADGTTGGNPTGGRTSANSSMLNSSLSTPAVQELKASPTSTSLPWELPDDTNPAPPPQKRTKSSELYRKQHGLSPDDPIPLDLLPIGQHPLTRERDRSKDKSKDHHQHQHRGSSEHDLHQHHHHHHHHQQQQQQRERDRSLELRESLLGQALEGGPTLTVPSKHPDLLSLQAVASGEDSNSSDTAASDHGDDIEGLNGNVEHTRPSFPFLGLQGIPGLIPGPSGMHGDNFDARQHCDALIKEEIDDATQRSDLSPSRTSPDRRSRDHERAQNDLDYGRSGRQQQQQHLHHRRLAKRFKRHQFEHSHHAAAAEAAAAQQRSGGGGPVAAFHDESGDDRDRETERRAAGLSALDDAREALALRRRPITNHTEVPARRKPTFSDSSKLGGSNRHHHQHQHHRYDEDDPDDEDGRRGRGERRVPAHAGEQEDDDDDNMGAMRDEEDEYEDGGAASEENEVDLKVDGRLSAIATTLDSEYHKRMAAAGVLAAAAAASAVSSMNGAAALGDAGSEQAAADFFAAHHKAGTHELAFKQHFLNEKVRLQALLQRQAQQHQHHHHQKLAGFLLSTASTPPTPTLTPTSVLNLGQASGSDQRGGSQSPAASGCRPSAATVAASGVGGANASTGGGYDSGAGGNSNGSGNSKQQSSVAAVAAAAAAADRLFAAAYSSAGGGGSGSGTAAAPPSVPGSSSSNNTGGGTKGSSSSTSTGGNGTGSGQGNATGQVYLLPCPLCEVPLEPRVFRQHLDRHYPRDSPVCPVIQCGRRFAHPNSVRNHMRLKHTNQWAQMKAMRSSGGPFTGIP